Sequence from the Collinsella aerofaciens ATCC 25986 genome:
TGCCGGTGCACAACACATCATCGTCAATGAGCGTACCGGCACGAAGGCACCCACGCCACGGGCCATCGGAAGTACAAAGGGGCACGGAAACCCCACGCTCGACCATAAGGCGACGAATCGCGCGAAGATAGTCCTTATCCTCGCAATATGATCCATACTCGTTTTCAACCTGCATCATGATGATGTTTCCGCCCTTGTCAATCTGACGCGAGACGAGTATCGGCATGAGATGGTCGTAGTACTGCGCAACGTGAGCAAGAAATTTGGGGTCGCTGCTACGCGGCCTCATATCATGTTCGCGCAGCAGCCATGCTGGCATGCCGCCAAATTCCCATTCTGCACAAATAAACGGAGAGGGCCGAACAATTGCATACAGACCGAGCGATGCTGCCTCATCAAGAAATGCCGCCAAATCGATTGAGCCAGAAAAATCGAAGACGCCAGGCTTTGGCTCATGAAGATTCCACGGTACATACGTTTCGACCGTATTAAACCCAAGAGCCTTAAGGTTATAGAGCGAGTGGTGCCAGTCGCTCGGATGAACACGCATATAGTGAATCGCCCCCGACAAGATGGTGAACGGCTCATCATCAAGTAGGAATTGATTGGTGATCTTAAACGAATGCATGCTACTCCCGATCTTCGTGCTCTACGACGCCGATGCCGGTTCCTCGGCCCTCGGCTAAACGCCTTGCCTATTATGGACGCATTAACGCAATTATGTAGACAGAATCTGAAGTGGTCCGTAAACGGTAGCGAAATGACGATGAACGGCTTTAATAAAGAAAATTAAACTACCTGTTAGACCACTGTTTAATTATAGATTCCTAACGATTCTATATTTGAAAGGTGGTATGTACCATCTATCCACTATTTCCTACTAGTTACGTTATGTTTAATCGCATTTCTTCAAATGCTTATCTACTTTGGATTCACCTACATGAGCATAAGAGATCTGTTGCCTTCCTATTTCCAAGCCTGAAAATATCCAGAATCGAACCTGACTTTCTTACGACCGATTCGCCGCGTTCGACGACTCGTTAATACAGCAGAGCATTCATGGAGTCGGGTTCGTCACTGGGTAGATTGCGAACTTCCATTTTCACACCAAGCGCTTGCAGCTCTCTGAGAGCGGCGATGTCCGCATCGCCTATGGCGACCGTGGGCGTTGCGGGACGCCTGCCCTCCCCCGCCCGCATATGGCCAATGCTGACCTTGGCGATCGACACGCCGCCCCCAACCAGCGCGAGCGCATCGGCGGCTGAGGCCACCATGATCAGAATCCATTGACGCGGCGTTGCGGTATGAATGATGTCGATAGTCCTTTTGCACCGAGAAAAACCGTGTCCACACGCCTTCTGGCGCCGCGGCCCTCGTCGGCCTGGGCGATGGCGGCGCAGGCGTCCTTGATCTGCTCGA
This genomic interval carries:
- a CDS encoding PTS sugar transporter subunit IIB → MVASAADALALVGGGVSIAKVSIGHMRAGEGRRPATPTVAIGDADIAALRELQALGVKMEVRNLPSDEPDSMNALLY